A part of Candidatus Babeliaceae bacterium genomic DNA contains:
- a CDS encoding MFS transporter, whose product MKTWIKKVFGFGLASFLSDFSHEMTISLIPILVTQFVGPVQAPFFLGIISSISDAFASFLRLVSGFLSDRLSRKKPLIMLGYGMSALFSTLVGFTHSIGGVLFYRMLSFTGSGLREPPRDALIAATIEPPYYGRAFGLKSAMDTLGSLIGPLVTFACVGILSMHWIFVLSCIPGMLAVAAIFFFTQDLRIHAKNTRISVASLWHDVRLLPRSFTLFLLILFIFDVGSFNKLLLLSRVQEIIVLEKMSIAQGLVLLYALFNSARAGSEFFIGLLSDYIHRVVLLALCGCGLLAVVAFLLLSSHGSLVYCAGIFALAGISAAAMTTLKKACAADMLPAHIRGLGYGVLQAAEGFAMLISSALIGFLWTHYSPTLGFSYVIVMSLTAMLLLLGLRRFL is encoded by the coding sequence ATGAAAACATGGATAAAAAAAGTATTTGGTTTTGGGCTCGCAAGTTTTTTGAGCGATTTTAGTCATGAGATGACCATATCGTTGATACCAATTCTTGTTACGCAGTTTGTAGGGCCGGTACAAGCACCGTTTTTTTTGGGTATTATTTCTAGCATCAGTGATGCATTCGCCAGTTTTTTACGCCTTGTCTCAGGTTTTTTAAGTGACAGATTATCACGTAAAAAACCATTGATTATGTTGGGCTATGGCATGTCCGCATTATTTTCAACGCTTGTTGGTTTTACGCATTCAATAGGAGGAGTTCTGTTCTATCGCATGCTTTCTTTTACCGGCAGTGGGCTGCGTGAGCCGCCGCGTGATGCGCTTATAGCAGCAACCATTGAACCGCCATATTATGGTCGGGCTTTTGGTTTAAAGAGCGCCATGGATACCCTCGGGTCGCTCATTGGCCCGCTTGTCACGTTCGCGTGTGTCGGTATATTGTCAATGCATTGGATTTTTGTTCTTTCATGTATTCCCGGCATGCTTGCCGTGGCAGCCATTTTTTTCTTTACACAAGATCTACGTATTCATGCAAAAAACACACGCATTTCGGTAGCATCATTGTGGCATGATGTTCGGCTGTTGCCTCGTTCATTTACACTTTTTTTGCTGATTCTTTTTATTTTTGATGTGGGTAGTTTTAATAAACTTTTGTTACTGTCTCGTGTGCAAGAAATAATAGTGCTAGAAAAAATGAGTATCGCCCAGGGGCTTGTTTTGTTATATGCGCTTTTTAATAGTGCACGTGCAGGCAGTGAATTTTTTATAGGCTTATTAAGTGATTATATTCACAGAGTTGTATTATTAGCATTATGTGGTTGTGGGCTATTAGCTGTCGTTGCATTTTTATTACTGAGTTCACACGGCTCGTTAGTGTATTGTGCTGGCATATTTGCGTTAGCAGGCATAAGCGCCGCAGCTATGACAACGCTCAAAAAGGCCTGTGCAGCGGACATGTTGCCGGCCCATATTCGTGGACTTGGTTATGGAGTGCTGCAAGCAGCAGAAGGCTTCGCCATGCTTATTTCCAGCGCGTTAATTGGCTTCTTGTGGACTCATTATTCCCCCACGCTCGGCTTTTCATACGTCATTGTCATGAGCCTCACTGCAATGTTGTTATTGTTAGGCTTAAGAAGATTTTTATAA
- a CDS encoding ABC transporter permease: MADKTSKAGFLSTFFVVLVYLFLYIPTVVLVVFSFNKMPFPAPWTEFTLQWYYDLYHASHLWEAFYTSLIVAFLSTFLSIIMGISLMFYAVQGGRVKKLLILFYGNLMIPEIVLAIGLLTLFSLCSIPLGLGTLVIAHTVLGLGYVIPLVYTRFVELDYRLIEASLDLGASYSQTFFKIILPLLRPSLIAAGLLVFIISFDDFVLSYFCSGSSVQTLSLYILSMARSGISPIINALSTILLMLSSLLVLIFCSINARSRIF, encoded by the coding sequence ATGGCTGATAAAACGTCAAAGGCAGGATTTTTAAGCACATTTTTTGTCGTACTGGTATATCTTTTTTTATATATTCCTACGGTTGTTTTGGTTGTTTTTTCTTTTAATAAAATGCCCTTTCCCGCGCCTTGGACGGAATTTACCTTGCAATGGTATTATGATCTTTATCATGCGTCGCATTTGTGGGAAGCTTTTTATACATCATTAATTGTTGCTTTTTTATCAACATTTTTAAGTATTATTATGGGAATTTCTTTAATGTTTTATGCGGTTCAAGGGGGCAGAGTTAAAAAATTGCTTATTCTTTTTTACGGCAATCTTATGATTCCAGAAATTGTTTTGGCGATCGGTTTATTAACGCTGTTTTCTTTATGCTCAATTCCCCTTGGATTAGGAACGCTTGTTATAGCGCACACCGTTTTAGGCTTGGGATATGTTATACCCTTAGTTTATACCAGATTTGTAGAACTTGATTATCGTCTTATCGAAGCATCATTGGATTTGGGTGCCTCATATTCGCAAACTTTTTTTAAAATAATATTGCCGTTATTGCGGCCGTCGTTAATTGCAGCCGGATTATTAGTATTTATTATATCATTTGATGATTTTGTTTTATCATATTTTTGTTCCGGAAGTTCTGTGCAAACACTTTCATTATATATTTTATCAATGGCGCGATCGGGCATTTCACCCATTATTAATGCTTTATCGACCATATTATTGATGTTAAGTAGTTTATTGGTATTGATTTTTTGTTCGATCAATGCCCGATCGAGAATATTTTAA
- a CDS encoding ABC transporter ATP-binding protein, translating to MRSIRLENISKKYNGELILENINLTIPTGKFFALLGPSGSGKTTLLRLIGGFERVDSGSIFLGKQDITHKPINQRHINTVFQSYALFPHLNVFDNVAYSLKIKHMSAAVVKEKVLKVLKTVHLGAHAYKSIQQLSGGQQQRVALARAIINEPDVLLLDEPLAALDFKLREKVLVELIELQDKLKTTFIYVTHDQFEALTVADQMAIMNHHGEIEQIGTPKEIYEFPVSSFVAQFVGTTNIIPGVLRLNDHNEWSMVCGSLGAFSVYIPKVRDWMHSGARVVMSIRPEKIFISKSQLAGFSNVSTGTVEAIIYHGRSTQYNVRLKDDTRLQVFSQNEEHFPQEIIDYDNEVFLYWQKENVVVLER from the coding sequence ATGAGAAGTATCAGACTAGAAAATATTTCAAAAAAATATAATGGCGAGCTGATTTTAGAGAATATTAATCTTACTATTCCAACCGGGAAGTTTTTTGCACTTTTAGGCCCGAGTGGTTCTGGCAAAACAACGCTCTTAAGGCTTATTGGCGGGTTTGAACGTGTAGATTCTGGTTCAATTTTTCTTGGCAAGCAGGATATTACGCACAAGCCTATTAATCAGCGACATATTAATACTGTTTTTCAAAGTTATGCTTTATTCCCACATCTCAATGTTTTTGACAATGTTGCATATAGCCTAAAAATTAAGCACATGTCGGCTGCAGTGGTTAAAGAAAAAGTACTTAAAGTTTTAAAAACGGTGCATTTGGGAGCTCATGCTTATAAGTCTATTCAACAGCTTTCCGGTGGCCAGCAACAGCGTGTTGCTCTAGCTCGTGCAATTATTAATGAGCCGGATGTTCTTCTTCTGGATGAACCGCTGGCGGCACTTGATTTTAAATTACGGGAAAAAGTTCTTGTCGAATTGATTGAGCTTCAAGATAAACTTAAAACCACGTTTATTTATGTTACCCATGATCAATTTGAAGCACTTACGGTTGCTGATCAAATGGCAATTATGAACCATCATGGTGAAATAGAACAAATCGGGACTCCAAAGGAAATATATGAATTTCCGGTTTCTTCTTTTGTCGCGCAGTTTGTAGGAACGACCAATATTATTCCTGGAGTATTGCGATTAAATGATCATAATGAATGGTCTATGGTATGTGGTTCATTGGGCGCCTTTTCGGTGTATATTCCTAAAGTGCGAGACTGGATGCATAGCGGTGCACGTGTTGTGATGAGTATTAGGCCAGAAAAAATATTCATATCAAAATCACAGCTTGCAGGGTTTTCTAACGTTTCAACGGGTACTGTTGAGGCCATTATTTATCATGGAAGATCGACCCAGTATAATGTGCGTTTGAAAGATGACACTCGTTTGCAGGTCTTCTCTCAAAATGAAGAGCATTTCCCTCAAGAAATTATCGATTATGATAATGAAGTTTTTTTATACTGGCAAAAAGAAAATGTAGTGGTACTAGAACGATGA
- a CDS encoding ABC transporter permease yields MKKLMRSEWAFFVGVPGFVWQVLFFYIPLMCILFMALCSWHNFTYFFTSTYFLIIARSLGLSLTTTVLCLLIGYPVAYFIAFSSKKIKNFLLFLIIVPFWTNFLLHVCAWFFVLERNGFLNTLLLRYGIIQEPLSLLNNMFATILMMVYYYLPFMILPLYSILEKFDYRFIEASLDLGATMRQTMMHIIFPLTVPAMQAGVFLVFVPAFGEFVIPELMGGDRHMFVGTVISYYILGAKTIAQGAAFTMLSISILLMVMGILYVTTQKLRDGNG; encoded by the coding sequence ATGAAAAAATTGATGCGCTCAGAATGGGCTTTTTTTGTAGGTGTTCCCGGTTTTGTGTGGCAGGTGCTCTTTTTTTATATTCCCCTCATGTGTATTTTGTTTATGGCCCTGTGTTCTTGGCACAATTTTACGTATTTTTTTACATCAACCTATTTTTTAATTATTGCGCGTTCGTTGGGACTTTCATTAACAACGACGGTGTTGTGCCTGTTAATCGGTTACCCGGTTGCGTATTTTATTGCATTTAGTAGTAAGAAAATAAAAAACTTTTTACTCTTTCTTATTATTGTTCCTTTTTGGACAAATTTTTTATTACATGTGTGCGCCTGGTTTTTTGTACTTGAGCGTAATGGTTTTTTGAATACGCTGTTATTGCGCTATGGAATTATTCAAGAGCCGCTATCGTTATTGAATAATATGTTTGCTACCATTTTGATGATGGTGTATTACTATCTTCCCTTTATGATATTGCCATTGTATTCAATTTTAGAAAAATTTGATTATCGATTTATCGAAGCATCTCTTGATCTTGGTGCAACGATGCGTCAAACAATGATGCATATTATTTTTCCATTAACCGTGCCCGCAATGCAGGCCGGTGTTTTTTTGGTTTTTGTACCAGCCTTTGGTGAATTTGTCATTCCTGAGCTTATGGGCGGGGATAGGCATATGTTTGTTGGTACGGTTATTTCTTATTATATTCTTGGCGCCAAAACAATAGCTCAGGGAGCCGCTTTTACGATGCTGAGTATTTCTATTCTTCTTATGGTCATGGGTATTTTGTATGTAACTACTCAAAAATTAAGGGATGGGAATGGCTGA
- a CDS encoding extracellular solute-binding protein, producing MKNTTYRGLIIIRCLIVLFWVFLISVGILFFSSFTRQPHTLNILAWGDLFDELSIRDFEKETGIRVTITTASSNEEMLIKLKANNCDYDLIIPSDYAVSLLLQERLLKPLDNARIINYHDIHQFLLHREFDAHNTYSVPVAWEIFGFGINKKMMTQDHYDWPIIFDNMHHLCMVNDPVEAINIGALYLYGVPAHLSHAQIYETAHLLKKQKKQVTAYSDFRADYFLVTENCPLVVSSSSYILRNMKNYPAIDFVVPDSGSFITIENYALPVCARHEDAAYLFINFMYRPEVAQRHCERFAFFPALSTVDVRALPDKYQALLSQASELLAKSYFFKPLVSDQEKNDTWIFVKS from the coding sequence ATGAAAAACACTACCTATCGCGGCCTTATTATTATTCGTTGTTTAATTGTATTATTTTGGGTTTTTCTTATTTCGGTAGGAATTCTGTTTTTTTCTTCTTTTACTAGGCAGCCCCATACTCTTAATATTTTGGCGTGGGGAGATCTTTTTGACGAGCTATCTATTAGAGATTTTGAAAAAGAAACAGGTATTAGAGTAACTATCACCACTGCCTCGAGCAATGAAGAAATGTTGATTAAACTCAAGGCCAATAATTGTGATTATGATCTTATTATTCCATCAGATTATGCGGTTTCTTTATTGTTGCAAGAACGGCTTCTTAAGCCATTAGATAATGCTCGTATTATTAATTATCATGATATTCACCAGTTTTTGTTACATCGTGAATTTGATGCGCATAATACCTATTCTGTTCCAGTAGCGTGGGAAATTTTTGGATTTGGGATTAACAAAAAAATGATGACGCAAGATCATTATGATTGGCCCATTATTTTTGATAATATGCATCATTTGTGTATGGTTAATGATCCTGTAGAGGCAATTAATATTGGTGCGTTATATTTGTACGGTGTGCCCGCGCACTTATCGCACGCTCAGATTTATGAAACCGCCCATCTGCTCAAAAAGCAAAAAAAACAGGTAACTGCGTATTCTGATTTTAGGGCAGATTATTTTTTGGTGACCGAAAATTGCCCATTAGTGGTTTCTTCAAGCTCATATATTTTACGTAACATGAAAAATTATCCTGCTATTGATTTTGTAGTGCCGGATTCTGGTTCATTTATAACAATAGAAAACTATGCGTTGCCCGTGTGCGCCCGTCATGAGGATGCGGCCTATTTATTTATTAATTTTATGTATAGGCCAGAGGTTGCGCAGCGTCACTGCGAGCGTTTTGCATTTTTTCCTGCTCTGTCTACGGTTGATGTGCGCGCATTGCCGGATAAATATCAAGCGCTTTTGTCCCAAGCCTCAGAGCTTTTAGCTAAAAGTTATTTCTTCAAGCCGCTTGTTTCTGATCAAGAAAAAAACGACACCTGGATCTTTGTAAAATCTTAA